A region of the Strix aluco isolate bStrAlu1 chromosome 9, bStrAlu1.hap1, whole genome shotgun sequence genome:
AGCAGTTCCCTGATGCTGCCCCGTGCCCATGGGTCGGGTGGGCAAGTCTCGGCAGGGTCGGCCCCACTCACAGCAACCGGCTCAGGCTCTCGACAAACACGGGCAGCCGTGGGCACGGGtaccctgcagcagctcagcccccaCCTTCCCTGCCCGTCTGAATGCCTTTGCCAGGGCAAAGTACCCGTTTGCAGAGCCACCCCAGGCACTGTCCCAAGCAGAGGCCAGGGAGAAGCACCTTTGCTCAGGATGTCTGAGGGCCGTGGGCAGTGGAGGGGCTGTGGGCATGGCGGGGAGGGAGGACACCCCCGGGACAGCTGGGCACCTGGGTGCCAGCAGGGAGGCGTTGGAGGCGAAGGAGTCGTAAACACGGGGCTAAGGTTGCAGGCGGGGGAGATATGCTATCTCGGGGGCAGAGGGCTGGGGACATGCGGTGCAGGGGGTGAAGGGTGCCCGGGCAGTGCCTCTGGGAGCCCCCCTCAGGGTGGGCATCATCGCCCCAGTGATAAGTTTTGAGGGGGGGGATGGGGTGCGTGTAAAAGTCctgccctgggggtggggggggctcagcTGGGCTCCTCCAGCGCcgagggggctgcagggtggtACCCCTGCCCGGCCACAGCCCGCAGACGGCACCCCACACCGGGCACCGCGGAGCTCATCGGCACTGCCCCCCCTGAGCGGGGCAGCACCCCCAAACCGCCCATCTCCCCCAGGCGTCCCGCCTTGCCCGGtgccccccccggtgccccccccggTGTCCCCCCGGCGTCCCCCCGGTGCTGGCCGCACTCACCAGGGTCTGCTCATACTGCAGCGCCCGCTGCGCCTCGCTGTCGGAGGCCATGGTGCCGCCGCCGCTCCTGGccgtgccggtgccggtgccggtgccggtgcccgcggcggctcctcccgggccgtgcggggcgggCCTGGGGCACTGCCCGGGGGAGGGACCGGCCGCGCTCCGCCTCCGCCGGCAGCGCCCGGCACCGGCAGCCAGCGCCGAGCACCCAGcgccgggcaggggcaggggctgcccggccggggaagggctggggggggggggctctgccccgcAGCGAGGTCCATTCCACCCGCGATCTTTCTTTGCCCACAGGTTTCCCAGCTGAGGATGGCACCCGTGAGCGGCCGGTGGGTgcaggttggggtggggggggtggtaaAGCTGGCGTGGGGTGACCGCGGGTACAGCTCCCTGTGGGACACATTGGTCCCTCTTCTCACGGGGGGCTGGCACCGCCGCTGGTGCCGGTTTCCCCGTGGTTCCTCCCCGGTGGgatgtgggcagcagggcaggggcagggaggaCCATGCTGGAGGCACTGTGGGCATCCAGGGTCATGGCTGTGTCTGGGTGGGGGTCAGATTTGGGGGGGCAGAGTGCCTCTGAGGTCTTGGCGCTGAGGGCACAGGGGGACCCGTGGCTGCCCGCGGGTGGCAGGGCAGCTCAGCACTGTGGGGGCTCGCCAGAGGTACCCCAAAACTGGCAGGGAGCTCGTCCTTACCGTGGTGCTGCTCAGCGTCCCTGCACTGCCAGCCCCGGGGAAGGCAGGTGGGCTCCACGCTTCGCTGCCAAACCCGCTGGGCACCAGCGGCTCAGCCCTCTCCAGAGGGGCACACGGGCACAGCTTGGCACCAGCCATCCTCGGGCAAGGCGCTCCGGCATGGCAGGCTGGCTGCGGGACCTCCGTCTCACCCCTGCCACGGGCTCAGGGGCACCCAGGGCAGCTGGCAGGGCCGAGCTCGCCCTCCTCCCCGGGGCACCGCACGGCACCTTCGTGGCAAGAACTGGGTGCAGGGAAAGCCGGAGCCGTGGCACTTCCAGGCTGTGCTGCAGGACCAGGAACGGGCTAGTTCTCGCCGCCTGGGTGCCACCCTCCAGTTTGACGTTGGCATCCCCAAGGGTGGGTGATGATggccgggctgggggctgggATATGCCCTGTGCCAGCCCAGGAGGGTTCATCGCCGGACATGAACCAGTTTGCAGCAGGGAGGTGATAAAATGGGTTGCCCGCTCATTGTGTCCCCGGGCACGGAGCTCCCTCCTCGCTCGTCAGCTCCTGGCACTGCCCCACAGCAACTGGGACGCTCATCCGGAGGGGCAGCCCCGTGCCAGGACACACGCTCTGCCCGCTGCCACCAGTGTGCCCGGCTGCAGGCCACCAGTACACTGCAAGGCCACCACGGGTGCTGCCACCCTGCTGGCACAGGCACCCACGTGGCCATgggcacacacagagcaggacACCCAGCTCAGCACCCCAGGGCTCTGTGGCAGTCCAGTATGCCCCAGTGCCACCTTCCTCTTGTCCTACCGCTACCCCAGTCTAGCCCCATGTTGCCTCTCATGCAGTCCCAGTATAGGCTAACACTGTCCCACTATGGTACTGTTCTTGTGCCAGTATGCCTCAGCATGGTCCCAGTAGAGCCCAGTGTTTCTTTCCTTAGAGCTCTGGCACTGTTCCAGTATAGCCTAGTACAGCTCTAGTGCTGTCCCAGTCACCCcattctgcagtgctgtgctgggataATGTCCCCAGAGGTGCCCCAGTCCCTCACATTGGGGATGGAAGGGCAGGTAGCAGTAGTGGGGCTCCCAGGGGCCCCATGAGCCATGTGAGGCCTTAGTCCAGTGCAGCTGTACTGGGGTGACTGGGGGAGCGCTGTCCCAGAGCAGGCGCCCTGGTCGGCCATGTGGCACACCCAGCCCCAGGCACTCAGCTTGCTGTGGGTGCTGCGCTTAGGCTCTTCGTTTCACCACGGAGGGGGACAGTACCACCCTACAAGCACCACCCCACAGCCCACTGGGGGTGCCCCCAGCCTGGCACTGACTCCTAGGCCACATGCTCCCCAAATACCCCTCCAGCATACACATCCCCCAAACCCAGCAAGGCCAGGGCCTGCAAATCCCAGAGCAGAGGGAGCCAGGTGGGCAATAtctctgtttttaataaatacatcGGGACCCCCGTCCACAGGCACCATAAATTATGTGACAAGCCCAGGGGAGACGGGGGCTGGAGAGATTTTACACTATGTACAAGGCGGGCGTGATGCCCGCTGTGCCCGCTGGCCGGGGGGGGTGGAGCAGGAGAGCAGGGGGTGCCCCGGCCTCTGCCAGCCTAGCCGCTGCCCGCTGGCACGAGCGGGCAGGACAGCCCCGGCATTGGGGCCATGCCAAGAcggggtgcccaggctgggcgCCTGGCTGCATCCACCCCCCCGTGCTCCTCTGTGCCCCCCCTCCTCTGTGGGGGTGATGAGCAGTGGGGATCCCCTCACGGCCACCCGGCCTTGCTGCGCGCTCGCCCTGCTCCGGGCAGCGGTCACTGCTCAGCGGCTCCACGCCTCCGCCCTGGCATCGTGGACCTTCTCCCGCGCATCTGGGGGGGCATCTGGGGCTGTGAGGGAGGAAAGTGGGGCTGAGAAACAGGCATagggggtggcaggagggcacTTGTGTTGGTCTGAGCCGTGGCTCAGCACCcgagggggctggggaggtgcGCGGGCCAcgggggggtgtttgggggagcAGTGCCCACGTGCGAGCACTCGCACTCACCGCGGCACTTGGCGCAGCAGGGGTTGTCCCTCCTGGGGGGGCCGGCGCAGGCGGCCGGCGGGCACTCCTGGCGCTGGCAGTGTGTCTCCCCCGACTGCAGGGCAGAAAGcagggctgagcacaggggtTGGGGCACAGGGGTTGGGGCACTGGCGGCTCCTCAGGGTGCGGTGGAGGCCTGGGGTGCCACCCTGGGCTGCTCTTCCACCCGTTCCCAAAGCGCTGGGGCCTGGCCCGAGGGCACCTTTTCCTTGCCCTGGTGCCACCCAAGGCCTGGCACACTCACCACACACCAGCACAGGATACACTTCATTTCTCCGAAGGGGGGTACGGAGGGGTGCCAGCTCTCGTTGTTGAGGTACCAGCGGCGCCCAAAGCGGCATGCCCGCGGCCCGTCTGCCTGCATGGTGTCAGCCAGCTCGGGGACGCTCTTCTCTGGGGCTGTGGGAGAGGGCACTGGGAGGGGGCACACATGCAGCAGGGACACCCCACGGCATTGCCTCCCTGGGGGGGTGACAGGAGAGCCAAGGGCAGGAAGGGGGTGCAGATACCTGGGCACTGCTTGCAGCAGTCAGAGGGGCTGGCGCGCACGGGGTTGGCGCAGGTGAGCCGCGGGCACTGCACCTTCTCGCAGTGCACCTCGCCCGTGGTGCCCTGTGGGGAGCACAAGGGGCTCACAGGGGGCACAGGGCAGTTGGTACAAGGCACAAGCCCACCCCCCCTGGTTTGAGTCCCTGCGCAGCAGCTCAGGGCAGCTATGATGGGTGCCAGGGCACTTCTGCTACTGAACTGCGGTGGAGGTCTGGGTGGGGGGGACTAGGACCCACGCTCACCTTGCAGGTGCAAATGGCACATTTGATGAGGCCAAAGGGTGGCACGACAGGGTGCCAGCGGGTGCCAGAGCCTCGCCACGTCTTGTCCCCATCAAAGTAGCagcctgggagaggaggaggaggtgggcacaGCCCCCACAGGGGGAGTGGGTGTGCCGGGGAGGCtggggggcagagctgctcccttAGCCCATGTCTGCTGGAACTCACCCTCGCTACTGTCCCGTGCCCGCTCCAGCTTGAGCTCCTCCTGCTCCATCTTCTTCTCTGTAAGGAAGATGGAAATCATGAGGGGGTGCAGAGGCTCAGAGAGGGACCGTCTCACCCTGTATTCATGAAGAagccccctgctcccccagccctccGCCTGGGACCCCCCCTAGTCCCCAGGTACCTTCGCAGACAGGGCAGCACAGCTCCTCGGGGTGCACCTGACGGGTACAGTTGAGGGGCTGGCACAGGATGGGGTCACAGATCACTGTGCGCTTCTGGGGGCAGCAGGTATGGGGCTCGTTACAGGGGGGCACCAGTGATGGGTGCTGCCCCCCATCTTGCCCCCCCAGCCAGTACCTGGCAGCTGCAGATGGAACACTTCTTGTCATAATCGGGTGCCCAGCGGGTGCCATGAGCCCGGTGCTGCCCCTCAAAGAAGCAGGAGTTGGGGTCCTTCTTCAGCTGCTCCAGATCCCTGGTCTTGATGTCTTCAGAGAGCTCGGCCTCCCCCGGGGCCAGGCGGGTCCCTCCTGCATGGCACCGGTTGGGGATGTGTACCTGGATGGGGGCATGGAGCAGGAGGGTTGGCACTGCCGGGGGACCCCGCTTCCCATGCTGGTGCCTGGCTGCCCTCCGTGGTCAGGGCTGGTAGAGGAAGCACCCACAATCACAGTACACACCATGCCAAGCTGCCGGGACCGTGCCACGGTGTGACCCCCCCatcctctccccttcccaccctgctctGGGCAGTGTCACCTGGCTGGAGACCCCAGGCAGTGGTGGGGATGGGTAGGGGTGCCCTGCCCGGGTGGGGACCTACCTGTCCCCGCATCTCCCCATGGGGGTGGGCTTTGGTGCTGACTTGCAGGAAAGCAGTGCCCTGTGCCAGGTGCTGCAGCAGGTCGGCATCCAGGTCCTTCACCACCCCCTGAGCCTGTGGGGGCAAGATGGACACCGGGGACGGGGGCATGAGGGCTGACCCAAGCCCCACTGTGGGGTGTCCCAGCCAGGTCCCCGCCTCACCTCGGTGCTGTAGAAACCCTTGAGCAGACGCTTGTGCTGGTGGGGACGGGCACCCATCTCGCCCAGCTCAGCCACCCCATGGAGGTGGGCGCTGACGGTGCCGTCGGCCGGGCGGCCCAGCCCCGCCACCGAGATCTCGTAGTGCAGGTGGCAGTGCTCGTCCAGTGACAGCCAGGCGTGCCCCCCGGCACTGCTGCTCACCGGGGGGGACACCAGCTGCCCCGCCAGCGCCACAGGCATCTCTGCACACAGACAGGGGTCGTGGGAGATGGCAGGCGGGGGACCTGCCCCACTACTCCTGCCACCACCCCTGGTGTCCCCGGGGTACCTGTGTAGCGGGCGAGCAGCCCGCTGTAGGGCAGGGAGATGACCTGGCCTCGCAGCTCACCCTCCGCCCAGTCCTTGGTGGCCACATTGAGGAAGAGCTCGTTCTGCAGCAGCATGTGGGCATCGCGGGCACTGGGGCTCTGCCAGGTGCCCCGGGCCTGCCGCCGGTGGGAGACCATGAGGGTTGAGATGGGGAGTTACCCAAGGCCCCCATGCCAtcccccccactgccacccagcGCTCACCAGCCCGTCCTTGTAGCTGGGCGTCATGTCAAACAGGATGTTTCTCTTGCTCTTCCGCCGGGGTTTGGTCTCCAGTGTGATGCCCACCACTTCACTGGCAGTACCCACCACCTGCACCTGCGGGAAGGGTGCCAaggggcagtgctggggagcGGGGAGacacccctgggacccccaggaggGAGAATGAGATAACCCTCTGCTTACCTGGTACTCCAGGGTGCCATTCTCATGAAGCACCAGCTTGGCTGAGCCCACAGCACCCGTCTTGGTGGGCAACAAGGCGTCCGCTCCGCACAGCACGCTTTGGATGGCTTCAGCCCAGGGAGAGAGGCACAGGGGGGTTGAGGCTGGGGGGGCACGGCCACCCCCTCCTGCACCCCGGGGTGCCCACCCCATGCTCACTGTCACAGCTGCGGCGGGTGGTGATGGTGCCTGCCAGCTGGCGTGCGTGTCGGCCCTCCGTCTCGGCCACAATGCGGAGCTGCCCCTGCACCAGCCACTGCAGCTCGTGGGCAGACAGCTCGCTCAGCACCTCCGCAAAATCGGGGTCCTGCCGGGAGTGGCACAGTGCCATGGCTCAGCCCTGGCGCAGCGGGGAGCGCAGCTGCCGGGGCATGTGGGGGAACAGATGGATTTACCTCCGTGGTGATGTTGGCACGGACCTCACGCAGAGTCTGGCCCTGGTGCAGGATGCGGACCCGCAGCGGGACCCAGGGGGATTCTGGTCACGGCAGAGGGGGTTGGACTCGTTGGACTGGGGGCCTGTGACCACTGTCCTGGCCCCCAAACCCACCCCTCAGTGCccatcacccccaaacccctgcaCCTGATCCCCCACTTTCTTGCCagctgcctggcctggcctgcATGCCTGGACCCCTGCACACCTCGGGACCCCCACCATTCCCCCCTACGCCCCCAAAATCATTGAACAACTCACATCCCAAACTCATCCTTCTGCCCACCAACCCCCACACTTCATACGCCCTCCTGCACCCCCtgaccccacaccccccccgatAGGTACACACCACCCCCCACCCATGCACACCTTAAATCATGCAACAACCCCTACGCACATCTCACCCCCCTCATATCATGCACAGCCCCTATAAGTACCCTGAGCCCTACACCCACCCTGTGCACCCACGCTGACCCCACAGATGCTGACCCACACGTCTCAAGCCACATAAATGCCAtgcacccccccacccagccctACGCAGCCCCCCTGGGCAGTGCCAGGCTCTGTGGGGTGCCCATGCCCACCCTCACCCCCAGCGCCGGGCTCCAGCAGTCCCCGGGCCATGAGGATGAAGTGCAGGTTGTTCTCAGTGTCGCTCAGCGTCAGCATGGCCATGCCCCCAGCACCCAGGTGTGTGGGGTCCAACGAGGTCAGGATGGCACCGAAGGTCTCTGTGCGGGGAAGAGGGGTGTGAGAGGCATCCCGGTGAGCACCCACCAGGTGGGCACGCGGGAGATGGTCTTACCTGCGAAGAGCGCCCGGTGCTTGAGGATGTGCCCATGGACCTCTCCGGAGGGCTGCGCCCGGGTGACGAGGGACACGCGGAGCTGCTCCCCCCGCAGCAACTGGATGTTGGCCTTGGACACCGTCCTCCACATCCCGCAGAGCTGTGGGCAAGGGCAGGGCTggacaggggctgggggcaccACATGTTCgggcagggggaggaaggggtgCTGTGCCCCCCTGCCCTCCCGGCCCCTCTCACCATGCCATCCTCAGGGGCAGCGCTCTTCTGCACGGGGTGTTCGAACAGCACGTTGCCCTCAGGGTCGCTGAAACGCACCCGGCTCGGCCGCCCCAGCCTGTGGGTACCCAGGGGGTGAGCAAGGACCCCCCTTTCTGGCCCTCGCTCCCCtggcactaccaccatcaccaCTGGGCACAGGGGTGCATCGGGGAGGGCACAGGGTGGTCGTCAGCGATTTGGGGTGGGCAAGGGAATGATGAGGTTCCCCTAGGATGCCAAGTGCCATGTTCTGCCCGCCCACGTCCGGGCTGGCCCAACGCTGCCATCCTGCTGGGTGCCAGCTCAGCACGGGTGCCCTGGGGTCCCCTGCCCTGGAGCGGTGCCAAACTGGCACCCAGCAGGAGGGGGGTCCCCACcaggaaaggcagcagagcaggacccACCGGGAGTCAAGCGCTTGGGCCCGGCTGTAAATTAGGAGCATTTTCGGCTCCGTTTGGCTCCCCCAGTCGGAGCTGGAAATTAGTCACCACTTTACTATGCAAAGGGGCCTGGAAGCgaggaagagcagaagaaagtGGAGCacgaaggagggagggagaggagaggctcCGCTGCTGGAGGGCATCGGGGGAGGGCACGGTGAGGCTGGGGACCTGGCGGTGGTGCCCACCGGCAGGGCCCGTGGGCCGGCACAGCGCCTCGGCCCGCTGCGCCCGCGTCCTCTGCCAAGGCCTGGAGCTCTTCCCATTTGTTCCTGCTCCAGACCTGGAGGCGAAGGGGTGAGGCCGGGCCGACACCATGGGTGTGCCGAAATCCCGGCTGCTTGCCCAGGCTGGACCCCCAGCATATcgcccccctccccaaatctCTTGCCCTGCCAATGCAAGGGGGGACGtcggaggggaaactgaggcacaagcaCCATTGCATCCCCCCCTTTTCCAGAGGGGTGCCCTCTGTGCCAGCTTGGGCAGAGGACAGGGGCAGGACTCACCGCTCGTAGCTGATGGAGAAGAGCAGGTAGGAGCGCAGCAGGGTGAAGCGAGCCTTGGCCACTGCACTGGACGTGGGGTGCCACGGCTCTGGGCCGCTTGTCAGCAAGGCCACGAACTCTGGGGAGGGGATGCCAATGATGGTGGGGAGCATGAGGGGGTGCCCCGCACTGCTGCTGCCCTCCTGGGTGGGTGGCTCACCTGTGCGGGCATCGTCACGGGCCAGCCCCTCGGAGCTGAGGTAGGAGCGATCGTTGTAGGGCTTGTCCAGGTCGTCCTCCTTGTCCTGGAAGTACTCAAATGTGTCGAAGGGGGGTGCGGGGCTCTTCTCCGGGGGGCCTGGCAAGGCTGGTGTGGGGTGGGCAGAGGGTGAGACCACTGCACCGGGTGGCTTGTGTGCAAGAGCTTGGGGTGAGGGGCAATATTAAATCCCCCCCTCTTGAGATAGACTGAGATGTGCCCTGTGAATCactatggggctctgtgctggggtGCGGGGGGCATGCGGGGGGCATGCTGGGTGcaggcagacagacaggcagGGTGTTTAGCCCTGTGCAGCCTCTCTGCATCcctcccagggctgtgcccatCAGGGcttcctcctgcccagcaccTCACGGGCACCCCGAGGGCACTGGCAACCTCCATAATAAAGCGAGCGGCCCTTTTTGGGGGGGTGTGAGCAGTACCCCCTTTCCCATGCCCACAGGGGACCCTGTGGGTGCAGGGTGGGCTCCCCGCAGGGAGGCACCCCCTGGTCTCACCTTTGGGGCAGGTGTGGCAGCAGTGCCCGGGCAGCAGCGTGGCCCGGGGGCAGGCGGGCACGGGGCAGTCCTGCTTCATGTTCTTGCAGTTCACTTTCCCCGCGGGCTTCCCCCGGCggttcctctgctgcagggaggggggagagccGTGCCAAGCCGTGCCAAGgtgtgccccccaccccggcacAGCCTGACTGCCCCCATCCCGGCCCATCTGGAGCCCCCGCGGGCAGCCCGGACACCTTGCGCAGCCCCCAGCTGCCTGTACCGCAGCCaagcccggcccccccggcccccagccccctgcccagctGTGAgcggccccgccagccccggcctcGGGGGGCTGctcggagggagggagggggccgggggccaTCCccgaggagggggaggaggaatgAAGCCTGATCCTTTAAACCCCCCTTCTCCTCcacgccgccgcggcgggggggtggggggggggagggtgtgggggtgtgggCACACACATATCCAGGTGTCCGGCTGGCGGGAGGGATCCCCGCTTCTCTTTCCGTGAGGGTGGGGTGTATTGAATGAGGGGGTCGGTCTCCcgccctgccagccccctccccagcagggcCGGACCCTGGGGGATCTCCCGGGGGAAAGGGGGGTGCGGGGGCACTCACCGGCTCGCAGTGGCAGATAACGCAGCGCATGACCCCGAAGGGCTCCCCCAGGTCCGGGTGCCACGTCTCCTCCAGGGCATAGAAGTGTCCCCCGAAAGCACAGCCTGCGGAGAcccccacccacacaccccccgccgcccccggtcACCTCCGGGCCGCGGGCACCCCCCTGCCGCAGCCCCGGACAGCGGCCGGCACCGCCCCGCCGGTCCCGGCGGCCGCTCCCGCGCCCGGTCCCGCTCCCGGTGCCGGTCGGGGCCAGCCGGGGGGCCCGGAGGGGGATGCGGGGTGCAAGCAAAGGAGGGGGGGCGTGTGCAGGCATGCGGTGCAAGGACGGGGGGTGCGGGCGGCAGGGGGGGGGTGCACGAAGCGGGATGCACGAAGCCGGAGAGGGGGGGGTGCGGCAGCGGTTTGTATAGGACGGGGGGGTGCCCGGAGAGGGGAAAGGaagcggggaggagggggggaaagctCCTACCTGCCGCCCCCCCGGGGGGCAGCGGGTCCGTGTCGGGCCGGATGGGCAGGGCGAGCttggggcgggcggcgcggccgggcaggagcagggcgagcagcaggagcagggcggCGCGCATGGTGCCGGCCGGCCGGGGCAGGCaggcggccgggggcggggagggggggccgggcgctgcctgTCGCTGCCGCCGCCTCTGCCCGGCCGCCGGCTCCGGCTCCGCTTTATAGGCGGCGGCATGGGCAAGCGGGAGCTGCGAGCCCTGTGCAAACAAAGGCCCCGCTAATGAGGCGCAGGCAGCggccggcccgggggggggggggggcgacacGGGACGGGACGCGCCCCCGTCGCGCTCcgaccccccacctcccccccaacTCCGGCTCCGGTGGGCACGGGCCGTCCTGCGGTACCTTGGGGCACGCAGCTACCCACCGGGCATGGGGTACGCCCCGGACTCGGGGtgtcctggggaccccccccatGCATTGACCCCCCTCCCCCAGGCATGGCGTACACCCCCGGGTGTAGAGCATCCGCACTCACATGCCAGCCCCAGGGCATGGGGTACCTGAGGAATGTCTTCATCCACATACTCTCGCTCAGGGCAAGGGGCACCCCCGGGGTGTGGGCATCTtgaggacacccccccccccccagtccgcACAACACCCACCAGGACATAGGGCACTGTGGAGACACTGCCACCACCACCCACAGCCCTTCCACAGAGCTTGGGATGTTCCTGGGCGCTGGACATCCTGGGTATGCCCCCATCCACATGTCCCCCCAGGACATGAACCCCCCGGGAGTCCCCCATCCACACAAGCCCCTTCGGGGATAATGCATTTGTGGGACACCCCCATTCAAATGTCCCCCTCCTCAATCATACTCTCCTCGCATGGGGCATCCCCTGGGCACGGGGCATCCTGGGGGTACCCCATCTGCATAGCCCACCTTCAGGCATGAGCCTTCCCAGGGCTTGTTGGGCCCCCCCCAGGCATGGGGACATCCTGAGGACTCCTCCATCCACTCAGCCCCCTCCCAGGCCGcttggcaccccaggacacagggCATGGCTGGGCATCATCTGGATGGATCCCCTGCAAACCTCCCCCCCACAGCCAGCCCTTCCCCAGGACATACAGATCCTCCATCCCCTCAGCACCCCCGAGCATGAGCCCCCAAAGCATGCTCCCTTCCCCCACAATTCACACTGCACTCTGCAAAGTCACACGCACCCCACAACTTGTGCCCTCGACATCCCCAaatccctccagctgctgcccagcccggGCAGAGGAAGGCTCCAGAGCAGGACCCCGGGCTCCTGCCCACCAGTGACAGCGGCTGTGGGGGGACAGGAGCCTGGATGCCTGGGTTCCCTtgcccagggaggggagggggcagctgtggaggaggctgagagagcagcacccagcactggTCCCGATCTTCACCCACATGTGACCGGGCTGGCGAGGGTGGCGGCGGTGGGCAGTGAGCAGACACCATGGAAAAGCCTGAGGAGAGCATCAtccagctggggaaactgaggcacacactGCGGGGAtgtgggggctggtggggaggggggccAGCACGTGCCACCCATGTCCCTTGCCTTGCCACTCCTGCCgagggtggcagggaggggtgcGGGTGGTGGGTGCGTGGCGGGCGGGCGCCCGGGGAGGGGAAggcgggtggggaggggaggagggggaagcgCAGGGCTGCCAAAATCAACTCCGGGCGGTACAAACACCCGGCCAGCTGCGCGGTGTAGCTAGGGAAACACGGCACAGCTGGAGCACAACAGGCCCCTGCCTCCCCAGAAGGCTCCTCCTGGGTCTCCCCGCGGCCCGGCGAgcggctgggggggctgcagcccacTGCCCCATGCCCCCGATGCCAGGGTTGCCCCTCCCTGGCTTGCCCGCGGCCACCCCATCCCATTTCCTGCCCCGGTTTGGCACGTGTCCCCGTGCAGCGGGCACCTCTCCTGGGGAGGGCAGTGGGGCATGGGGGCTTGGCCGTGCTGGGGACCTGCCCCGTGGCAGGAGCTGGTGTGAGGCAGCGAGGggcagcccggcccccccccggcgggACGGCCCGCTGGCATCGCCAGGGCTGGGACATGGCCAGGGCCCCAGGCATCCCCCAGGCATGGCCGTGCCCGACGCCCTGCTGCTCACAAGCACTTTCTG
Encoded here:
- the CHRD gene encoding chordin; translation: MRAALLLLLALLLPGRAARPKLALPIRPDTDPLPPGGAAGCAFGGHFYALEETWHPDLGEPFGVMRCVICHCEPQRNRRGKPAGKVNCKNMKQDCPVPACPRATLLPGHCCHTCPKALPGPPEKSPAPPFDTFEYFQDKEDDLDKPYNDRSYLSSEGLARDDARTEFVALLTSGPEPWHPTSSAVAKARFTLLRSYLLFSISYERLGRPSRVRFSDPEGNVLFEHPVQKSAAPEDGMLCGMWRTVSKANIQLLRGEQLRVSLVTRAQPSGEVHGHILKHRALFAETFGAILTSLDPTHLGAGGMAMLTLSDTENNLHFILMARGLLEPGAGESPWVPLRVRILHQGQTLREVRANITTEDPDFAEVLSELSAHELQWLVQGQLRIVAETEGRHARQLAGTITTRRSCDTIQSVLCGADALLPTKTGAVGSAKLVLHENGTLEYQVQVVGTASEVVGITLETKPRRKSKRNILFDMTPSYKDGLARGTWQSPSARDAHMLLQNELFLNVATKDWAEGELRGQVISLPYSGLLARYTEMPVALAGQLVSPPVSSSAGGHAWLSLDEHCHLHYEISVAGLGRPADGTVSAHLHGVAELGEMGARPHQHKRLLKGFYSTEAQGVVKDLDADLLQHLAQGTAFLQVSTKAHPHGEMRGQVHIPNRCHAGGTRLAPGEAELSEDIKTRDLEQLKKDPNSCFFEGQHRAHGTRWAPDYDKKCSICSCQKRTVICDPILCQPLNCTRQVHPEELCCPVCEEKKMEQEELKLERARDSSEGCYFDGDKTWRGSGTRWHPVVPPFGLIKCAICTCKGTTGEVHCEKVQCPRLTCANPVRASPSDCCKQCPAPEKSVPELADTMQADGPRACRFGRRWYLNNESWHPSVPPFGEMKCILCWCVSGETHCQRQECPPAACAGPPRRDNPCCAKCRAPDAPPDAREKVHDARAEAWSR